The Pectinophora gossypiella chromosome 10, ilPecGoss1.1, whole genome shotgun sequence genome contains a region encoding:
- the LOC126370193 gene encoding uncharacterized protein LOC126370193 isoform X1, whose translation MSDSIKELAKSYEENIRRTHSHHPRSIGLFPIPEYPEFESGQGMWSAALDALLTTLRYLAPATLLTLFWGQQSFLFKLLKCIDSAFRAVVFSSEEQKQEVLEWLAEAGPVRVEHLDTVWRHGWILCGVLDQVLPGACAGHPPTRLSLKHAQAIADHYLGVEPVFSRQELESSDSLSRHQEWKLATYLDRIRQALSKVTPPVSKPTSQRTSPESVQVTLDYVARGSGLTAAQLNNKMHFKVYPTSQQSLDPGDITILIRGPKDTYGMYIIPPILGKAQLIRQKLLGLQSKQSFTENVLPLTQGTTYMRSYGKNDMNKTYHIPKTKYDVEIGVDVQPDHAKVSYIVTLEGKYEIFVTSRGQNIVGSPFSMTASNNIVSILEKESFCLEDGEEIDIVDIKSDRKVVLRIVDFVTEKMLLKENGTFEKITDDEAKILMSTDDLASEFTGLESGTCSVASTRSDDDFQEKSYKFNKAACKIVQMNRVCKIITSLLAEKKLKEKSFIRPTSQQTIPDIVNSTLIDANVNLFTMPEKRVLIPENISVSLRTEKAKTLYEPKMKESIIEEGKILSDANIELIHADSLDEYESTHEQMDDILTERPNSSSNPFLNDVYEQNFTLEKDLGSFVKIEYERNKSQNEETEDPPIKILVESVGSTPSPVPTATNPFVEPDILTMERPKTPVLKIITGEIKDRDDSVYLDPRTEQITEELLGNEFINPFYLHHHPPKQNERFPVTDFIIGAPVSLPPIIRASTPEPTMDSIIITDENKKELELNKSKVTLKDLENQEQSSTFSTPIHTVVSNLKEKEKSENNNSSSPTYYSLDSNETDNVEILSLSNDSDNQEPYEALRSKRDDTPKKDIWDSAYVSIDDNNSSPDSNNNDNNVYETHSKQKFSLSDANYKFDNMGPAEREIWESCKELHDTKTYEEPKPKWDLKRPIFTPILEESDRSMSTSMKETARSETVTSAECHAVTVAFAELNDIYRNFYPSDSVKKITKDLDYTSKENDMSVDSASAISDVKRHAEKLEGKISEVQANVTESVSASQTLRENDLEYTSYKKLNQNEETQFGVETHSNIVLEKKHYWDERIREIQAKSSEEDKTQQSRRKLSAKHLRHNDSLTKRRGKQLMKNVLRAEKEHETETGNKVKEVVNRKSPISCDNVDKHQADIKLVEKWKQYWDNKLESEKEETDTFCFRAKSPRSKDSSVSPQLVKCSTEDLIEAYNEPLNNRGKSLPAKQELPEEVFKAFETSPKRFFGTSRKQILNKIDTFLGKPSTVDESTPELSGVVEEYDTGLVSSRISLFHNISQTEEPQLARRKCQSMFNIFQRRDSERNVALVSEDPKPKASTEHLTGNQRNKQVLERKYVTIDTGELKKELEDISKNKCVKDKRARMVQNHYVKTVDDTSPTKPLHWQVNEVQGTNVKKTIKGYNKQSDPIQKYKNHNNLRKSSMSKSEMDIFTKITNKPVEDDLDKYKSCDELPKVSVKNVISLYESVSKTDVKKPVKHLSRTSSLRLQRFSPSSSSTGAVNTVDSARYISKINKPTSETDESTTDLTPSPINRWNKEVESMSSGSYEPRSLDSIDIDIIATKDLEKQTTYVSLSDIELEIVENENISTENEPLKEKMAETAPTDYKSRFKMAKDFFKSLEEISEESKPKKPNECELLLMNKYTESLENERSQKRVKKYIKSHSMPSSEISKIWKQLQESQDSSNTNKLVKISEKFNIEDLFNDVTEGKLSRQGSLRGIPHKKAVLEAFRSMENLTDAKISSYEMAVSQLNEFAKENQIKNAQTYLSEYPYLPKTDPSKYHSRLDAKATGLVTLKELHNRKPRRNSVPDLRLNPTFTVQL comes from the exons atgtcggaTTCAATAAAGGAGCTAGCCAAAAGTTATGAAGAGAATATCCGGAGAACTCACTCCCATCACCCGCGAAGCATTG GGTTGTTCCCGATCCCAGAGTATCCGGAATTCGAGTCGGGCCAAGGCATGTGGTCTGCGGCCCTGGACGCTCTCCTGACGACCCTCCGCTACCTCGCACCGGCAACGTTACTCACCCTCTTCTGGGGCCAACAGAGTTTCCTGTTCAAGCTCTTGAAGTGCATCGATTCCGCTTTTAGGGCTG TAGTCTTCTCAAGCGAGGAGCAAAAGCAAGAGGTGCTAGAATGGCTGGCAGAAGCTGGGCCGGTGAGAGTGGAACACCTAGACACGGTATGGAGACACGGCTGGATCCTGTGTGGGGTGCTCGACCAGGTCCTGCCAGGCGCCTGCGCGGGCCATCCTCCTACCAGGCTGTCCTTGAAACATGCGCAGGCGATCGCGGACCATTATCTTGGTGTTGAACCG GTCTTCTCCCGTCAAGAGTTAGAAAGCAGTGACTCACTCAGCCGCCACCAAGAATGGAAACTTGCCACCTACTTAGACCGAATTCGCCAAGCTCTATCCAAGGTGACACCCCCTGTCTCCAAGCCAACCTCCCAGAGAACATCACCAGAATCTGTTCAAGTCACCCTGGACTACGTCGCCAGAGGATCAGGTCTCACTGCTGCTCAACTAAACAACAAAATGCACTTCAAAGTTTACCCCACTTCCCAACAATCTCTGGACCCAGGAGATATCACCATACTAATTCGAGGTCCAAAAGATACATATGGAATGTACATCATACCACCAATATTGGGAAAAGCGCAGTTGATCAGACAGAAACTTTTGGGTTTACAATCAAAACAAAGCTTCACTGAAAATGTTCTGCCTCTCACTCAAGGAACAACTTATATGAGAAGTTATGGGAAAAATGACATGAATAAAACGTACCACATCCCCAAAACAAAGTATGATGTGGAGATAGGAGTTGATGTACAACCAGATCACGCTAAAGTAAGCTACATAGTTACTCTAGAAGGGAAATACGAAATTTTTGTAACAAGCAGAGGCCAAAACATTGTTGGTTCGCCATTTTCTATGACAGCTTCGAACAATATAGTAAGCATTTTGGAAAAAGAAAGCTTTTGCCTAGAAGATGGTGAGGAAATCGACATAGTTGACATTAAGTCGGACAGAAAGGTTGTACTTAGAATTGTTGATTTCGTAACAGAGAAGATGCTTTTGAAGGAGAATGGGACTTTTGAAAAAATTACCGACGACGAAGCGAAAATTTTGATGTCTACTGATGATTTAGCCAGCGAGTTTACTGGACTAGAGTCTGGAACATGCAGCGTGGCTTCTACGAGAAGTGATGATGATTTTCAGGAGAAATCTTATAAGTTTAACAAAGCAGCCTGCAAAATAGTGCAGATGAACCGTGTTTGCAAGATAATTACTAGCCTACTAGCTGAAAAGAAATTGAAAGAAAAGTCTTTCATACGACCGACGAGCCAACAGACTATTCCTGACATTGTGAACTCGACCCTTATTGATGCCAACGTCAATTTGTTCACAATGCCCGAAAAACGAGTGCTTATTCCTGAAAACATTTCCGTCTCTCTTCGAACCGAAAAAGCCAAAACGCTATACGAACCCAAAATGAAAGAATCAATAATCGAAGAAGGTAAAATTTTATCAGATGCTAATATTGAGCTTATCCATGCAGATAGTCTAGATGAATACGAAAGCACACACGAACAAATGGATGACATTTTAACAGAGCGACCTAACTCTTCTAGCAATCCGTTCTTAAATGACGTTTATGAACAAAACTTTACTTTAGAAAAAGATTTAGGCTCGTTCGTTAAAATAGAatatgaaagaaataaaagtcAAAACGAAGAAACTGAAGATCCACCAATTAAGATATTGGTAGAATCTGTTGGTAGCACTCCTTCACCTGTACCAACAGCTACCAACCCCTTCGTTGAACCAGATATCCTTACTATGGAAAGACCTAAAACAcctgttttaaaaattattacagGAGAAATAAAAGATCGTGACGACTCCGTTTACCTAGATCCAAGGACAGAGCAGATAACTGAAGAGTTGCTGGGGAACGAATTTATAAATCCGTTCTATCTACACCATCATCCACCCAAACAAAATGAACGTTTTCCCGTAACCGACTTTATCATTGGAGCTCCAGTTTCATTGCCTCCCATCATAAGGGCATCTACCCCAGAGCCTACCATGGACTCTATCATAATtactgatgaaaataaaaaagaattggaattaaataaatcaaaagttACGTTAAAAGACCTTGAAAACCAAGAACAATCTTCCACATTTTCGACTCCAATACATACAGTCGTcagtaatttaaaagaaaaggaaaaatcAGAAAATAATAACTCGTCTAGTCCAACGTACTACAGTTTAGACTCAAATGAAACCGATAATGTCGAAATTTTAAGTCTTTCAAACGATAGTGATAACCAGGAGCCATATGAAGCACTTCGTTCCAAACGAGACGATACCCCAAAAAAAGATATATGGGATTCTGCTTATGTAAGTATTGACGACAATAACAGTTCTCCCGATAGCAATAATAACGATAACAACGTATACGAGACTCATAGTAAACAGAAATTTTCTCTTAGTGACGCCAATTACAAATTCGATAATATGGGACCAGCAGAGAGAGAAATTTGGGAATCTTGTAAGGAACTACACGACACGAAAACATACGAAGAACCAAAACCAAAGTGGGACTTAAAAAGGCCTATATTCACACCAATACTGGAAGAAAGTGATAGAAGTATGTCAACAAGCATGAAGGAAACTGCAAGGTCCGAAACAGTGACGAGCGCTGAATGTCATGCAGTGACAGTGGCATTTGCTGAACTAAATGATATATACCGTAACTTCTATCCAAGTGATAGTGTTAAGAAAATAACCAAGGATTTAGATTACACATCTAAAGAAAATGACATGAGTGTCGATTCTGCGTCTGCGATATCAGATGTGAAAAGACACGCGGAGAAGTTAGAAGGTAAGATTTCTGAGGTTCAGGCAAATGTCACTGAATCTGTATCAGCAAGTCAGACCCTTCGTGAAAATGACCTTGAATACACATCATATAAGAAGCTAAATCAAAATGAGGAGACTCAGTTTGGTGTTGAAACACATTCAAATATAGTATTAGAGAAAAAACATTATTGGGATGAAAGGATACGTGAAATACAGGCCAAGTCATCAGAAGAGGATAAAACACAACAAAGTCGGAGAAAATTATCTGCAAAGCATTTAAGACATAACGATTCTTTGACCAAACGTAGAGGAAAACAATTGATGAAAAATGTCTTACGAGCTGAAAAGGAACATGAAACTGAAACCGGTAACAAAGTTAAGGAAGTTGTAAACAGGAAGTCGCCGATATCATGTGATAATGTAGATAAGCACCAAGCTGACATAAAGCTTGTAGAGAAGTGGAAGCAATACTGGGATAACAAACTAGAATCAGAAAAAGAAGAAACTGACACATTCTGTTTCAGAGCTAAATCCCCTAGAAGTAAAGATAGTTCAGTATCCCCACAACTGGTAAAATGCAGCACTGAAGACCTTATCGAAGCCTATAATGAACCTTTAAATAACAGAGGGAAATCTCTACCAGCAAAACAGGAATTGCCAGAGGAAGTATTTAAAGCATTTGAGACGAGCCCGAAAAGATTCTTCGGGACATCCAGAAAacagattttaaataaaatagatacttttttaggaaagCCAAGCACCGTCGATGAATCAACTCCAGAGCTCAGCGGTGTAGTTGAAGAATACGACACTGGTCTAGTGTCCAGTCGCATATCTCTGTTCCATAACATTTCACAAACAGAAGAACCACAATTAGCCAGAAGGAAATGTCAGTCCATGTTCAACATATTCCAGAGGCGGGATAGCGAAAGAAACGTGGCATTAGTGAGTGAAGATCCAAAACCTAAAGCGAGCACTGAACATTTGACTGGCAACCAACGAAATAAACAAGTACTAGAACGAAAATATGTCACAATTGATACAGGAGAACTCAAAAAAGAGTTGGAAGATATATCTAAAAATAAGTGTGTAAAAGATAAAAGAGCAAGAATGGTACAAAATCATTATGTTAAGACCGTTGACGACACATCCCCTACGAAACCTTTACACTGGCAAGTAAATGAAGTACAAGGAACGAATGTTAAGAAAACTATTAAAGGGTATAACAAGCAAAGCGATCCgatacaaaaatataagaaCCACAACAATCTTCGCAAGTCTTCAATGAGTAAATCAGAAATGGACATTTTTACAAAGATCACCAACAAACCGGTGGAAGACGATTTAGATAAATACAAATCATGTGACGAACTGCCAAAAGTCAGTGTGAAAAACGTTATAAGTCTTTATGAAAGCGTTTCAAAAACGGATGTCAAAAAACCAGTAAAACACTTGAGCAGGACAAGTAGCTTAAGGTTACAAAGATTTTCGCCAAGCAGTTCATCTACAG GAGCTGTTAACACAGTTGATTCTGCACGATACATTTCAAAAATTAACAAACCTACATCGGAAACTGACGAATCGACTACAGACTTAACACCATCGCCTATTAATCGCTGGAATAAAGAAGTTGAAAGCATGAGTAGTGGCAGTTACGAACCGAGGAGCCTCGATTCTATTGATATCGACATAATTGCAACAAAAGATCTAGAGAAACAAACAACTTACGTGAGTCTTTCCGATATAGAGTTAGAAATAGtcgaaaatgaaaatatttccaCTGAGAATGAGCCACTAAAAgaaaaaatggcggaaacaGCACCCACAGATTACAAATCGCGGTTTAAGATGGCTAAAGACTTTTTCAAATCACTTGAAGAAATAAGTGAAGAAAGTAAGCCTAAGAAACCAAATGAATGTGAACTACTACTGATGAATAAATATACGGAATCTCTTGAAAACGAAAGATCACAAAAAAGAgtaaaaaagtatattaaatcCCATTCCATGCCATCGTCCGAAATATCTAAAATATGGAAACAACTGCAAGAAAGTCAGGACAGTTCAAACACCAACAAACTTGTAAAGATTTCGGAGAAATTCAACATTGAAGATTTGTTCAATGACGTCACCGAAGGCAAACTCAGTCGACAAGGTAGTTTAAGAGGAATACCACATAAAAAAGCAGTGCTAGAAGCATTTAGATCTATGGAAAACCTTACTGATGCAAAGATAAGTTCTTACGAAATGGCTGTATCGCAACTGAATGAATTCGCAAAAGAAAATCAGATAAAGAATGCACAGACTTATTTGAGTGAGTATCCATACTTGCCCAAGACTGATCCGTCTAAGTATCATTCAAGATTGGACGCTAAAGCAACTGGTCTTGTTACATTGAAAGAGTTACATAATCGAAAGCCTAGAAGAAACAGCGTGCCTGATTTAAGACTGAACCCAACATTCACGGTTCAGTTATAA
- the LOC126370193 gene encoding uncharacterized protein LOC126370193 isoform X2, with protein sequence MSDSIKELAKSYEENIRRTHSHHPRSIGLFPIPEYPEFESGQGMWSAALDALLTTLRYLAPATLLTLFWGQQSFLFKLLKCIDSAFRAVFSSEEQKQEVLEWLAEAGPVRVEHLDTVWRHGWILCGVLDQVLPGACAGHPPTRLSLKHAQAIADHYLGVEPVFSRQELESSDSLSRHQEWKLATYLDRIRQALSKVTPPVSKPTSQRTSPESVQVTLDYVARGSGLTAAQLNNKMHFKVYPTSQQSLDPGDITILIRGPKDTYGMYIIPPILGKAQLIRQKLLGLQSKQSFTENVLPLTQGTTYMRSYGKNDMNKTYHIPKTKYDVEIGVDVQPDHAKVSYIVTLEGKYEIFVTSRGQNIVGSPFSMTASNNIVSILEKESFCLEDGEEIDIVDIKSDRKVVLRIVDFVTEKMLLKENGTFEKITDDEAKILMSTDDLASEFTGLESGTCSVASTRSDDDFQEKSYKFNKAACKIVQMNRVCKIITSLLAEKKLKEKSFIRPTSQQTIPDIVNSTLIDANVNLFTMPEKRVLIPENISVSLRTEKAKTLYEPKMKESIIEEGKILSDANIELIHADSLDEYESTHEQMDDILTERPNSSSNPFLNDVYEQNFTLEKDLGSFVKIEYERNKSQNEETEDPPIKILVESVGSTPSPVPTATNPFVEPDILTMERPKTPVLKIITGEIKDRDDSVYLDPRTEQITEELLGNEFINPFYLHHHPPKQNERFPVTDFIIGAPVSLPPIIRASTPEPTMDSIIITDENKKELELNKSKVTLKDLENQEQSSTFSTPIHTVVSNLKEKEKSENNNSSSPTYYSLDSNETDNVEILSLSNDSDNQEPYEALRSKRDDTPKKDIWDSAYVSIDDNNSSPDSNNNDNNVYETHSKQKFSLSDANYKFDNMGPAEREIWESCKELHDTKTYEEPKPKWDLKRPIFTPILEESDRSMSTSMKETARSETVTSAECHAVTVAFAELNDIYRNFYPSDSVKKITKDLDYTSKENDMSVDSASAISDVKRHAEKLEGKISEVQANVTESVSASQTLRENDLEYTSYKKLNQNEETQFGVETHSNIVLEKKHYWDERIREIQAKSSEEDKTQQSRRKLSAKHLRHNDSLTKRRGKQLMKNVLRAEKEHETETGNKVKEVVNRKSPISCDNVDKHQADIKLVEKWKQYWDNKLESEKEETDTFCFRAKSPRSKDSSVSPQLVKCSTEDLIEAYNEPLNNRGKSLPAKQELPEEVFKAFETSPKRFFGTSRKQILNKIDTFLGKPSTVDESTPELSGVVEEYDTGLVSSRISLFHNISQTEEPQLARRKCQSMFNIFQRRDSERNVALVSEDPKPKASTEHLTGNQRNKQVLERKYVTIDTGELKKELEDISKNKCVKDKRARMVQNHYVKTVDDTSPTKPLHWQVNEVQGTNVKKTIKGYNKQSDPIQKYKNHNNLRKSSMSKSEMDIFTKITNKPVEDDLDKYKSCDELPKVSVKNVISLYESVSKTDVKKPVKHLSRTSSLRLQRFSPSSSSTGAVNTVDSARYISKINKPTSETDESTTDLTPSPINRWNKEVESMSSGSYEPRSLDSIDIDIIATKDLEKQTTYVSLSDIELEIVENENISTENEPLKEKMAETAPTDYKSRFKMAKDFFKSLEEISEESKPKKPNECELLLMNKYTESLENERSQKRVKKYIKSHSMPSSEISKIWKQLQESQDSSNTNKLVKISEKFNIEDLFNDVTEGKLSRQGSLRGIPHKKAVLEAFRSMENLTDAKISSYEMAVSQLNEFAKENQIKNAQTYLSEYPYLPKTDPSKYHSRLDAKATGLVTLKELHNRKPRRNSVPDLRLNPTFTVQL encoded by the exons atgtcggaTTCAATAAAGGAGCTAGCCAAAAGTTATGAAGAGAATATCCGGAGAACTCACTCCCATCACCCGCGAAGCATTG GGTTGTTCCCGATCCCAGAGTATCCGGAATTCGAGTCGGGCCAAGGCATGTGGTCTGCGGCCCTGGACGCTCTCCTGACGACCCTCCGCTACCTCGCACCGGCAACGTTACTCACCCTCTTCTGGGGCCAACAGAGTTTCCTGTTCAAGCTCTTGAAGTGCATCGATTCCGCTTTTAGGGCTG TCTTCTCAAGCGAGGAGCAAAAGCAAGAGGTGCTAGAATGGCTGGCAGAAGCTGGGCCGGTGAGAGTGGAACACCTAGACACGGTATGGAGACACGGCTGGATCCTGTGTGGGGTGCTCGACCAGGTCCTGCCAGGCGCCTGCGCGGGCCATCCTCCTACCAGGCTGTCCTTGAAACATGCGCAGGCGATCGCGGACCATTATCTTGGTGTTGAACCG GTCTTCTCCCGTCAAGAGTTAGAAAGCAGTGACTCACTCAGCCGCCACCAAGAATGGAAACTTGCCACCTACTTAGACCGAATTCGCCAAGCTCTATCCAAGGTGACACCCCCTGTCTCCAAGCCAACCTCCCAGAGAACATCACCAGAATCTGTTCAAGTCACCCTGGACTACGTCGCCAGAGGATCAGGTCTCACTGCTGCTCAACTAAACAACAAAATGCACTTCAAAGTTTACCCCACTTCCCAACAATCTCTGGACCCAGGAGATATCACCATACTAATTCGAGGTCCAAAAGATACATATGGAATGTACATCATACCACCAATATTGGGAAAAGCGCAGTTGATCAGACAGAAACTTTTGGGTTTACAATCAAAACAAAGCTTCACTGAAAATGTTCTGCCTCTCACTCAAGGAACAACTTATATGAGAAGTTATGGGAAAAATGACATGAATAAAACGTACCACATCCCCAAAACAAAGTATGATGTGGAGATAGGAGTTGATGTACAACCAGATCACGCTAAAGTAAGCTACATAGTTACTCTAGAAGGGAAATACGAAATTTTTGTAACAAGCAGAGGCCAAAACATTGTTGGTTCGCCATTTTCTATGACAGCTTCGAACAATATAGTAAGCATTTTGGAAAAAGAAAGCTTTTGCCTAGAAGATGGTGAGGAAATCGACATAGTTGACATTAAGTCGGACAGAAAGGTTGTACTTAGAATTGTTGATTTCGTAACAGAGAAGATGCTTTTGAAGGAGAATGGGACTTTTGAAAAAATTACCGACGACGAAGCGAAAATTTTGATGTCTACTGATGATTTAGCCAGCGAGTTTACTGGACTAGAGTCTGGAACATGCAGCGTGGCTTCTACGAGAAGTGATGATGATTTTCAGGAGAAATCTTATAAGTTTAACAAAGCAGCCTGCAAAATAGTGCAGATGAACCGTGTTTGCAAGATAATTACTAGCCTACTAGCTGAAAAGAAATTGAAAGAAAAGTCTTTCATACGACCGACGAGCCAACAGACTATTCCTGACATTGTGAACTCGACCCTTATTGATGCCAACGTCAATTTGTTCACAATGCCCGAAAAACGAGTGCTTATTCCTGAAAACATTTCCGTCTCTCTTCGAACCGAAAAAGCCAAAACGCTATACGAACCCAAAATGAAAGAATCAATAATCGAAGAAGGTAAAATTTTATCAGATGCTAATATTGAGCTTATCCATGCAGATAGTCTAGATGAATACGAAAGCACACACGAACAAATGGATGACATTTTAACAGAGCGACCTAACTCTTCTAGCAATCCGTTCTTAAATGACGTTTATGAACAAAACTTTACTTTAGAAAAAGATTTAGGCTCGTTCGTTAAAATAGAatatgaaagaaataaaagtcAAAACGAAGAAACTGAAGATCCACCAATTAAGATATTGGTAGAATCTGTTGGTAGCACTCCTTCACCTGTACCAACAGCTACCAACCCCTTCGTTGAACCAGATATCCTTACTATGGAAAGACCTAAAACAcctgttttaaaaattattacagGAGAAATAAAAGATCGTGACGACTCCGTTTACCTAGATCCAAGGACAGAGCAGATAACTGAAGAGTTGCTGGGGAACGAATTTATAAATCCGTTCTATCTACACCATCATCCACCCAAACAAAATGAACGTTTTCCCGTAACCGACTTTATCATTGGAGCTCCAGTTTCATTGCCTCCCATCATAAGGGCATCTACCCCAGAGCCTACCATGGACTCTATCATAATtactgatgaaaataaaaaagaattggaattaaataaatcaaaagttACGTTAAAAGACCTTGAAAACCAAGAACAATCTTCCACATTTTCGACTCCAATACATACAGTCGTcagtaatttaaaagaaaaggaaaaatcAGAAAATAATAACTCGTCTAGTCCAACGTACTACAGTTTAGACTCAAATGAAACCGATAATGTCGAAATTTTAAGTCTTTCAAACGATAGTGATAACCAGGAGCCATATGAAGCACTTCGTTCCAAACGAGACGATACCCCAAAAAAAGATATATGGGATTCTGCTTATGTAAGTATTGACGACAATAACAGTTCTCCCGATAGCAATAATAACGATAACAACGTATACGAGACTCATAGTAAACAGAAATTTTCTCTTAGTGACGCCAATTACAAATTCGATAATATGGGACCAGCAGAGAGAGAAATTTGGGAATCTTGTAAGGAACTACACGACACGAAAACATACGAAGAACCAAAACCAAAGTGGGACTTAAAAAGGCCTATATTCACACCAATACTGGAAGAAAGTGATAGAAGTATGTCAACAAGCATGAAGGAAACTGCAAGGTCCGAAACAGTGACGAGCGCTGAATGTCATGCAGTGACAGTGGCATTTGCTGAACTAAATGATATATACCGTAACTTCTATCCAAGTGATAGTGTTAAGAAAATAACCAAGGATTTAGATTACACATCTAAAGAAAATGACATGAGTGTCGATTCTGCGTCTGCGATATCAGATGTGAAAAGACACGCGGAGAAGTTAGAAGGTAAGATTTCTGAGGTTCAGGCAAATGTCACTGAATCTGTATCAGCAAGTCAGACCCTTCGTGAAAATGACCTTGAATACACATCATATAAGAAGCTAAATCAAAATGAGGAGACTCAGTTTGGTGTTGAAACACATTCAAATATAGTATTAGAGAAAAAACATTATTGGGATGAAAGGATACGTGAAATACAGGCCAAGTCATCAGAAGAGGATAAAACACAACAAAGTCGGAGAAAATTATCTGCAAAGCATTTAAGACATAACGATTCTTTGACCAAACGTAGAGGAAAACAATTGATGAAAAATGTCTTACGAGCTGAAAAGGAACATGAAACTGAAACCGGTAACAAAGTTAAGGAAGTTGTAAACAGGAAGTCGCCGATATCATGTGATAATGTAGATAAGCACCAAGCTGACATAAAGCTTGTAGAGAAGTGGAAGCAATACTGGGATAACAAACTAGAATCAGAAAAAGAAGAAACTGACACATTCTGTTTCAGAGCTAAATCCCCTAGAAGTAAAGATAGTTCAGTATCCCCACAACTGGTAAAATGCAGCACTGAAGACCTTATCGAAGCCTATAATGAACCTTTAAATAACAGAGGGAAATCTCTACCAGCAAAACAGGAATTGCCAGAGGAAGTATTTAAAGCATTTGAGACGAGCCCGAAAAGATTCTTCGGGACATCCAGAAAacagattttaaataaaatagatacttttttaggaaagCCAAGCACCGTCGATGAATCAACTCCAGAGCTCAGCGGTGTAGTTGAAGAATACGACACTGGTCTAGTGTCCAGTCGCATATCTCTGTTCCATAACATTTCACAAACAGAAGAACCACAATTAGCCAGAAGGAAATGTCAGTCCATGTTCAACATATTCCAGAGGCGGGATAGCGAAAGAAACGTGGCATTAGTGAGTGAAGATCCAAAACCTAAAGCGAGCACTGAACATTTGACTGGCAACCAACGAAATAAACAAGTACTAGAACGAAAATATGTCACAATTGATACAGGAGAACTCAAAAAAGAGTTGGAAGATATATCTAAAAATAAGTGTGTAAAAGATAAAAGAGCAAGAATGGTACAAAATCATTATGTTAAGACCGTTGACGACACATCCCCTACGAAACCTTTACACTGGCAAGTAAATGAAGTACAAGGAACGAATGTTAAGAAAACTATTAAAGGGTATAACAAGCAAAGCGATCCgatacaaaaatataagaaCCACAACAATCTTCGCAAGTCTTCAATGAGTAAATCAGAAATGGACATTTTTACAAAGATCACCAACAAACCGGTGGAAGACGATTTAGATAAATACAAATCATGTGACGAACTGCCAAAAGTCAGTGTGAAAAACGTTATAAGTCTTTATGAAAGCGTTTCAAAAACGGATGTCAAAAAACCAGTAAAACACTTGAGCAGGACAAGTAGCTTAAGGTTACAAAGATTTTCGCCAAGCAGTTCATCTACAG GAGCTGTTAACACAGTTGATTCTGCACGATACATTTCAAAAATTAACAAACCTACATCGGAAACTGACGAATCGACTACAGACTTAACACCATCGCCTATTAATCGCTGGAATAAAGAAGTTGAAAGCATGAGTAGTGGCAGTTACGAACCGAGGAGCCTCGATTCTATTGATATCGACATAATTGCAACAAAAGATCTAGAGAAACAAACAACTTACGTGAGTCTTTCCGATATAGAGTTAGAAATAGtcgaaaatgaaaatatttccaCTGAGAATGAGCCACTAAAAgaaaaaatggcggaaacaGCACCCACAGATTACAAATCGCGGTTTAAGATGGCTAAAGACTTTTTCAAATCACTTGAAGAAATAAGTGAAGAAAGTAAGCCTAAGAAACCAAATGAATGTGAACTACTACTGATGAATAAATATACGGAATCTCTTGAAAACGAAAGATCACAAAAAAGAgtaaaaaagtatattaaatcCCATTCCATGCCATCGTCCGAAATATCTAAAATATGGAAACAACTGCAAGAAAGTCAGGACAGTTCAAACACCAACAAACTTGTAAAGATTTCGGAGAAATTCAACATTGAAGATTTGTTCAATGACGTCACCGAAGGCAAACTCAGTCGACAAGGTAGTTTAAGAGGAATACCACATAAAAAAGCAGTGCTAGAAGCATTTAGATCTATGGAAAACCTTACTGATGCAAAGATAAGTTCTTACGAAATGGCTGTATCGCAACTGAATGAATTCGCAAAAGAAAATCAGATAAAGAATGCACAGACTTATTTGAGTGAGTATCCATACTTGCCCAAGACTGATCCGTCTAAGTATCATTCAAGATTGGACGCTAAAGCAACTGGTCTTGTTACATTGAAAGAGTTACATAATCGAAAGCCTAGAAGAAACAGCGTGCCTGATTTAAGACTGAACCCAACATTCACGGTTCAGTTATAA